The Desulfonatronum lacustre DSM 10312 region TGATGGATGGCCTGGAAGTCCAGCTGACCGAGAATGCGGAACACCCTGCAATCAAACAGAGCCAGGCTGTGGACGGAATGGAGGGTGAAGCGGTCGGCGGTCTGGAGGACGAGGACGGCGGCGGCGAGGTGCTTGAGAGCTTCCTGGTCCAGTTCTATGGCCCGGAGCGGTTCATCCCGGAGCGGATCGTCCTGCCGACGCGGTTGTCGTCGGGAACCGTGGAGAACGAGTCCATTGTCCAGTTGCTGGCCGAACGCCGCGGTGCGTTGGTCCGCCTGACCGCGGCCCGGGGCGAGGCCGAGCGGCGGCTGGTGGACATGGCCGAGGCCAATGCGCTGGAAGCCATGAAGCGGAGGGAGCCGGACCTGGCCGCGCTTTTGGCCGCCGGTCTGCGCCTGGCGACCCCGGTCCGGCGCATTGAGGCCGTGGACGTCTCGCATCTGGGCGGGCAGGGCGTCCGGGTGGGCATGGTGGTCTTCGAGGACGGGCGGCCGCGCACGGACGCCTATCGCGTCCACGCCATGCCCGAGCTGGAGGGAACCCATGACGACTACCTGGCCCTGGCCCACTGGGCCGAGCGGCGGATCAAGGCCGGGCCGCCGTGGCCGGATTTGCTGCTCATCGACGGCGGCCTGGGGCAGCTCGCCGCCGTGCAGAGAGTCTGTTCCGCCGCGGGTCTGGAACAAACCTGGAACCTGGCCGCCATGGCCAAGGCAGGCCGCCGGGGCGGGGAACTGGAGGACAAGGTGTTCCGACCGGGCCGCAAGAATCCGCTCCCGCTTCGGCCCGGAAGCAGGGAACTGCTTTTTTTGCAGCAGATCCGGGACGCGGCGCATCGGTTCGTGATCTCCCGGCAGCGCCAAGCCCGGAAACGCAAGGCCCTGGACACCCGCCTGGAAGCCATCCCCGGCGTAGGACCAAAGACCGCCAGACTGCTCTGGAACCACTATCCGGACATCGCGGCCATGGTCCGGGCCTCCCTGGAAGAGCTGACGGCCCTGCCCGGCCTGGGGGCGGATAAGGCCAGGAAGGTTTATGAGGGGTTGCGGGAAGGCCGGGACAAGGGCTGACCCGCCAAACTTCAAGCCAGGGAGATGGCCGTTTCCAAATTGCCGGTTTGTTTCAGATTTATGACTTCAGAGTTCCCTGGATGATTCTCCAAAAATCTCAAATCAAAAAGAAATGGTATCTGCTCAGCACATTTTACGTCCGCTCTTGTTCCGGCAATCGGGGTCGGGGTCGGTATCGGAATCGAAACAGGAAAAATTAAGAACGCATCCCAGCGTTTTCGATCCCGATTCCGATTCCGATTCCGACCCCGACAACAGCATTGCTTTGTGCTGAGTAGTTACAAATCATCAATCCTCAATCCTTCCGGTAAATTCAGAACAGTCAACTCCCCTAACTGAGTGTTGAAAAAGTCCTTATCCGGCAGTCCGTTCAAAAAAACCAAGTGCAAGGAGCAAAAAAAGTTCAAGGTCGAAGCGTATTTATTCATACGTGAGAGTTTGAACTTTTTGCAGCGACGCAGCAATTGGGAGTTTTTCAACGGACTGCTAATCCCCGGCGAGTCGGGCCACGAAATCCAGGCTCTGCTTGCCCATGATCAGGGTCTGGCCGGGCTTCATGGCGTTGAGCCGCACTTTCGGGGCGTGGATGCCCAATTGTTCGGCGAAGTTGTCGCAGTTCTGCTCCAGAACCGGGAACGAACCCCAGTGCATGGGCACGACTTCCCCGCACTGGAGCAGGGCGCAGGCCATGGCCGCCTGCCTGGGGTCCATGGTGAACACTCCGCCGATGGGCAACAGGGCCAGGTCGATGTTGAACATTCGCCCGAAGAGTTCCATGGACGAGAAAATGCCCGTATCTCCTGCGTGATAGACGCAGGTCCCGTCTTCCAGGGTCAGGATGTAGCCCACGGCCAGACCGGTTTCCGAGGAGTGCTGGGCCTGAACCATGGTCGCCTGGAGAGTATGGAAGGACACCGTGCCGCCGATGTTCATGCCGATGCCGTTGACCACCTGATCCGCGGGCAGGCCGAGGTTTTTGAGCTTGGCCACGGTTTCCACGATGCCCAGCAGGTGCGCTCCGGTTCGTTTGCAGATTTCAACGGCCTGACCGACATGGTCCCCGTGATCGTGGGTGATCAGCACCAAATCCACCTTGTCCAGGGCTTCGTGCGTGGTTCGCGAGGACGGGTTGCCGTCGAACCAGGGGTCGATCAGCACGCTCAGGCTGGGTGTGACAATCTGAAATGCGGCATGTCCATGCCAGATCAATCGATGTTCCATTACGAGCCTCCTGTTGACGTCGAGGTGAAGATCAGAGGGCACTGCGCGGTTTTACATATCCTAAGGAATATGGCTGTTACTGAAATACCGTTTTTGAATTTGGTAGTGCAGGCATCTTGCCTGCACGGACAGGCAGGATGCCTATCCTACCATTGAGACATGCCTCTTGCCCAGTCTTGCAGAGCAAAAAGCACGGGTGGGGCAAAAACGGTACATCAGCATCCGCCAACTCCCTAAGTCAGCAATTCGTTCAAAACCAGGTGCAGGAGCAAAAAGTTCAATCGCAGGATGCTATTTTTCATATGCGAGAATTGGAAATTTCTCAATGTACCTGAGTGTGGAAACTTGAGAGGCGGGTTTGTACCCGAACCCCGATCCTCATCGCCGGTTTCAGTTTTCCCCGGCGATGGCACCTTCTCCTGTTTCATTCGCTTGCGCCCTTCCAGGTAATACCAGCGCAGCGCCTCTCGACGGACCGCGAACGATCAGGAGCCAGATACGATTGCTTCCACTCCAAATGTCGTTTAAAGGCTTCAGCATTTGGTACATTATCGGTTTTCCGAAGCCAGTACCGGGTTTGAGGATGGCTTCCCGATACGCGTGATAAGGTTCCGGTGGGACACTGGCCTTCATGACCTTCTCCCATTCGTCAACAGTAATCACGGTTTTCATCCATCATTTCCTCCGAAGTTGGCTTTATGCCCCGCTCTTGTGGTGATTATATGGCTGCCGCATAAAGCTAACTTCAGCACAAAGCATAAAGCTGACCTCGGATTTAGGAAGGATTTGGCAGGCGTTTCTCAATATGCTGAAATAGCATGTCAAATGCGGACAATTTTATCAAAAAGTGCTTGTCAAATCAGCTGGTGTTAAGGCCGGGAATTTGGAGGGGCGGATTTTTGTGAATTCCGCATAATAACACTGTTAGCAGAGGAAAAATGCATGAGTAATACCCTAAAACCTGGAGATGTATTTGTCCCAGGCCAATTCCCCATCGAAGAGTCGAATGCCTACGCAGACCGAGGGACTCCCCAAAAAGATACTGCGACGGCTCTAAGGCGGGGTTACGTGCCCTTGGTATATGGCGGATATGGCGTCGGTAAGTCGAGTATGGTAGCTCGTGTCGCTAAGAGCTTTGAACATGAAAACAAATTGGTTTATGTGGAAACAGTCTACGCGAAATCGCTTGATGCCATTTTTAAACAGGTTCTTGAAGCGCTTGGCTATGAAGTTACCGTCCAGCGTACGACGCAAAACAACAATAAGACAACATCTAGTGTAGGAACAGAGGTCGAAGGAGGAGTCTTCCAAGTTCTGAAAGCCAAAGTCAAAGGTGGATTGTCAAAAAGCAGAGAAGACAATCAAACAATCGTTAATGAATTAGTTGTCACATCACCTACGGAATCAAAAATAATAGATGTATGCGAAGAGAACGGTATTCTTCTGATTATAGATGAGTTGCATCGAGCTGATCAATCACTTACAAATGATCTAAGTGCCTTTTTAAAAGCATATGCAAATAAAAATTGTAAAAAATTTAAAATTGCATTATTGGGTACTGAGAATGAGGCATCTCGGCTTGTTATTAGTGATCCTGGCACAGATAGGTTGCTGGAAGAAATATCCCTTCCGCCTTTGAGCGCATTGGAGGCGGAAGAAATAATCTCAACTGGCTTTCCAAGGCTTGAAATAGCAGTTTCACAAGAAGTCAAAGATGATCTTGTTAAGTATTCAGTGGGCTCGCCTTTTGTATTGCAGTTTCTTTGCCTAGAGGTTTCAGAAGCTAGTGAAGAAGAATCAAAGCGACCGATTCGATATGAAGATATTGAAGTTGCTTTAAAAAATTATGCACGTCGAAAGGCTCAAAGATTAATTCGAGAATACCGCGCGGCTATAGAAACTAGTGGCGACAAGCGTTATCGAAAGCAGATACTGCTAGCCATGGCAAATAGTGATGATGAATATGTCACTATGGAGTTTCTTGTCGAGGAGATATCGAAGTCACTTGGTGAGAGCGTTCCCGCCACTGCTCTCTCTGGACCGTTAAGAGCACTTAAAACGGAAAAATATGGCTCAATCCTAAGAGATGTAGAGAATCCCGCTGGTGGTGGCAGGCTCTCTAACTATTCTGGATTTTCTGATCCAGCTATGAAGGCGATTATTAGGATGGTAGAAGCGTCACCTGTCGCAATTGGCTAACAATACGGTCAACGGGACCGCTTTTCCGCGCCGCCTTCGGCTCTACTCCAAAGCGGCCCGTTACCTCGGCGTTGGGCTTTCCCAAATCACTCCGAGAGGAACCGGAACTATCAACCGTTATACCCCCCCCAAAAAAAAATGGCGGCTATGTCGACTACAACCCCGTTTTCGTCAGCTTGCGAAGCCGAGCGGTCCAGGCGTTGCTGACCAAATTCCTTGGCGCATCACCTCATTCATCAAGTCAGCTTCAAACGCCTTCCTCATTCCCCTGCCAAGCCAACAGTTATCGCGCGGGAAGAGGGGGCGACGTTGTGCTGTTCACCCCATCTGGGAGTCAGGCTGTGATCGATCCGCAGGGCGTCCAGGATTCGGCCGGCCAGTTGGTCTACAAGTTCCTGCAAGGTGCGGGGGCGGTGGTAAAAGCCGGGACTGGCCGGCATGACCACGGCTCCGGCGCGGGTTGCGGCGAGCATGTTTTCCAGGTGTATGGCATTTAAAGGGGTTTCCCTGGCGACGAGAACCAGGGGGCGGCGTTCCTTCAAGGTGACGTCCGCGGCTCTATGGATCAGGTTGTTGCCCAATCCGTGCGCTATGGCGGCCAGGCTGGCCATGGAACAGGGACAGACCACCATGCCCTGGTGCTGCCAGGAGCCGCTGGCCGGAGGCGCGGCAAGGTCGTCCTGAGCGTAGCTGCAATGCGCTTTGCCCAGCAGACTCTCCTGGGGCAGGCCCAGTTCCTGGTTCCAGACCAGCCATCCGGCCTGGGATACGATCAGGTGCAGTTCGCAGAAATTTTGCAGATACCCGGCCAGGGTTTCGGCATAGGCCATGCCGCTGGCTCCGGTGACGGCCAGGACGATGCGGTTTCGCGCGGGTTGGGACATATTGGAGGCTACCTTTGTTGGAGGGTTTGCCAGAGTCGTTGGATGGTCTCGGAGAAGCGCGGATCGGAATGGGTCGGCATGCGCCGGGCCGGAGGCTTGGCCCGGGCGTCCAGGAGCAGTTTTCCGCCTTGTCCCGGCGTTGTCGATGGATGCCATGGGGCCAGCGGACCCTGAATGCGGACCATGTCGCGGTCCGGGTCCAGGCAGTTGCCCAGGCGCCAGA contains the following coding sequences:
- the uvrC gene encoding excinuclease ABC subunit UvrC, which encodes MTEPVVSHLGRQEPRSFSLSRDHPEGPGVYLFKDAKGRILYVGKAKNLRRRLASYFRPPAQLPLKTRAMVAKSAAVDTLCTTTEKEALLLESSLIKKHRPRYNICLRDDKQYVLFKLDAQTEYPRLTLTRRVLKDGALYYGPFISSQAARQTLKAVHRLFKLRRCKDTVFRNRIRPCLYHHMGQCLGPCVLEVSRENYADMVRRVRMFLGGRSKELAALLKKRMQDHSERLEYEKAAEIRDLLKGIQQTLERQVVVLSDELDRDVIGLVRNARGVGLSVLFIRQGRLLDSKSFFWPAVEESGGDERASLGMMDGLEVQLTENAEHPAIKQSQAVDGMEGEAVGGLEDEDGGGEVLESFLVQFYGPERFIPERIVLPTRLSSGTVENESIVQLLAERRGALVRLTAARGEAERRLVDMAEANALEAMKRREPDLAALLAAGLRLATPVRRIEAVDVSHLGGQGVRVGMVVFEDGRPRTDAYRVHAMPELEGTHDDYLALAHWAERRIKAGPPWPDLLLIDGGLGQLAAVQRVCSAAGLEQTWNLAAMAKAGRRGGELEDKVFRPGRKNPLPLRPGSRELLFLQQIRDAAHRFVISRQRQARKRKALDTRLEAIPGVGPKTARLLWNHYPDIAAMVRASLEELTALPGLGADKARKVYEGLREGRDKG
- a CDS encoding metal-dependent hydrolase, with the translated sequence MEHRLIWHGHAAFQIVTPSLSVLIDPWFDGNPSSRTTHEALDKVDLVLITHDHGDHVGQAVEICKRTGAHLLGIVETVAKLKNLGLPADQVVNGIGMNIGGTVSFHTLQATMVQAQHSSETGLAVGYILTLEDGTCVYHAGDTGIFSSMELFGRMFNIDLALLPIGGVFTMDPRQAAMACALLQCGEVVPMHWGSFPVLEQNCDNFAEQLGIHAPKVRLNAMKPGQTLIMGKQSLDFVARLAGD
- a CDS encoding P-loop NTPase fold protein, which translates into the protein MSNTLKPGDVFVPGQFPIEESNAYADRGTPQKDTATALRRGYVPLVYGGYGVGKSSMVARVAKSFEHENKLVYVETVYAKSLDAIFKQVLEALGYEVTVQRTTQNNNKTTSSVGTEVEGGVFQVLKAKVKGGLSKSREDNQTIVNELVVTSPTESKIIDVCEENGILLIIDELHRADQSLTNDLSAFLKAYANKNCKKFKIALLGTENEASRLVISDPGTDRLLEEISLPPLSALEAEEIISTGFPRLEIAVSQEVKDDLVKYSVGSPFVLQFLCLEVSEASEEESKRPIRYEDIEVALKNYARRKAQRLIREYRAAIETSGDKRYRKQILLAMANSDDEYVTMEFLVEEISKSLGESVPATALSGPLRALKTEKYGSILRDVENPAGGGRLSNYSGFSDPAMKAIIRMVEASPVAIG
- a CDS encoding UbiX family flavin prenyltransferase: MSQPARNRIVLAVTGASGMAYAETLAGYLQNFCELHLIVSQAGWLVWNQELGLPQESLLGKAHCSYAQDDLAAPPASGSWQHQGMVVCPCSMASLAAIAHGLGNNLIHRAADVTLKERRPLVLVARETPLNAIHLENMLAATRAGAVVMPASPGFYHRPRTLQELVDQLAGRILDALRIDHSLTPRWGEQHNVAPSSRAITVGLAGE